From the Maniola jurtina chromosome Z, ilManJurt1.1, whole genome shotgun sequence genome, one window contains:
- the LOC123880176 gene encoding protein RCC2 homolog codes for MPKCKRGASTTGKRPPRGKRPRQQKSDNEDSNDIFKMLASTTNSGECSPTFTDEEVFARSNAETPPAKVKKPPVKAKKPPAKAKKPRKQKSDDEDSSDSVQPPEKFELQCSPNGEKLPEELLQTFYKTSGVLLIAGLVSWDLVAKRSNNPLKKTHPNLYTFHKFTDRKYRLVVSGCSAGHSILISEDGRAYTFGRNSCGQLGFGDTTTRNVPELVPYLLDYNIIHAAVGRNHSLFVTDTGTVFACGDNKSGQCGVGSTTPQILLPTRIRYPGAPIVKVGCGAEFSMILDCNGALHSFGLPEYGQLGHNTDGKFFVTSTKLSYHFETEPKKMTFFYEKSKDGHVTPIRDVEIVDFSCGNNHTVAIDSSKRAFSWGFGGFGRLGHAEQKDESVPRLIKYFDSQARGVRSVHCGATYSLAVNELGALFMFGQTKRTGEANMYPKPVQDLAGWNIRSVGTSNTSVVIAADDSLIAWGVAPTYGELGTGDINKSTARPKEVTSMEGLNITQVAMGFSHTLLLCNDSSEEVKQKLATMPTFDP; via the exons ATGCCAAAATGCAAAAGGGGAGCTTCAACAACAGGAAAACGTCCACCAAGAGGAAAAAGACCTCGCCAGCAAAAATCTGACAATGAAGATAGTAATGATATTTTCAAAATGCTTGCAAGTACCACCAATAGTGGCGAGTGCTCCCCGACCTTTACTGATGAAGAAGTATTCGCACGg tcaAACGCGGAGACACCTCCAGCAAAGGTGAAGAAGCCGCCAGTAAAGGCGAAGAAACCTCCAGCCAAGGCTAAGAAACCTCGTAAGCAAAAATCTGACGATGAAGATAGTAGTGATTCTGTCCAGCCTCCAGAAAAATTTGAACTACAATGTTCACCAAATGGAGAAAAGTTACCTGAA GAGTTGTTGcaaacattttataaaacgTCTGGAGTTCTCTTGATTGCTGGCCTTGTCTCATGGGATTTGGTAGCTAAAAGAAGCAATAATCCTTTGAAGAAGACTCACCCTAATCTCTACACTTTCCATAAGTTTACTGATAGAAAG TACAGACTAGTAGTGAGTGGATGCAGTGCAGGTCATTCCATTCTGATCTCAGAAGATGGACGTGCATATACTTTTG GGCGCAACTCGTGTGGACAACTAGGCTTTGGCGACACAACCACCCGCAATGTGCCCGAGCTCGTGCCCTATCTGCTAGACTACAACATCATTCACGCCGCTGTTGGCAGAAATCACTCGCTGTTTGTTACAG ACACTGGCACCGTGTTCGCTTGCGGCGACAACAAGAGCGGCCAGTGCGGCGTCGGCTCCACCACCCCGCAGATCCTACTGCCAACCCGTATCCGATACCC AGGTGCTCCAATAGTCAAAGTAGGATGTGGAGCAGAGTTTTCTATGATCCTCGATTGCAATGGAGCATTGCACTCCTTTGGGTTGCCTGAGTACGGACAGCTAG GTCATAATACTGATGGAAAGTTTTTCGTTACATCTACAAAGCTTTCATACCACTTTGAGACGGAGCCTAAAAAAATGACTTTCTTCTATGAAAAATCTAAGGATGGACATGTGACACCAATCAGAGATGTGGAAATAGTTGATTTTTCCTGCGGTAACAACCATACA GTGGCGATAGACTCGTCCAAGCGCGCCTTCAGCTGGGGCTTCGGTGGGTTCGGACGGCTCGGGCACGCGGAGCAGAAGGACGAGAGCGTGCCGCGTCTCATCAAGTACTTCGACTCGCAGGCGCGCGGCGTGCGCTCCGTACACTGCGGCGCCACCTACAGCCTCGCCGTCAACGAGCTCG GGGCACTGTTTATGTTTGGACAAACAAAACGCACTGGAGAAGCGAACATGTATCCTAAACCAGTCCAGGATCTCGCAG GTTGGAATATCCGTAGTGTCGGCACTAGCAACACGTCCGTCGTCATCGCGGCGGACGATTCTCTTATCGCTTGGGGGGTCGCCCCTACCTATGGTGAACTG GGCACTGGCGACATCAACAAGTCGACGGCCAGGCCGAAGGAGGTAACGTCCATGGAGGGCCTTAACATCACCCAGGTGGCGATGGGCTTCTCCCATACTCTGCTTCTCTGCAACGACAGCTCGGAGGAAGTGAAGCAGAAGTTGGCAACCATGCCTACCTTCGACCCTTAG